The nucleotide sequence TCCCGGACCGGATCGCCCAGATCGAGGTTGCCTGCGGCGACGACGAGGTGGGCCTCGTGCTGCGCAACCTGGCGCCGCTCTCCGCCGACGACCGCCAGGCCATCGAGGCCTTCGGTGCCCGCCATGGCCTGCTCATGTTCGAGCAGCCGGGCAACGAGCGCACCGTCGCGCCGCTCGGCCACACGGCAGACCGCCTGCACTACCGGCTGCCGGAGGCGGGGGTCAGCCTGGCCTTTGCACCCACGGACTTCACCCAGGTGAATGGCGAGATCAACCGGCGCATGGTCCCGCATGCCCTTGAGCTGCTCGCTCCGACGCCGCAGAGCCGGGTACTGGATCTCTTCTGCGGGCTCGGCAATTTCAGCCTGCCGCTGGCGCGTGAGGCCCGCGAGGTCATCGGTGTGGAGGGTGCGGAGGCGCTGGTGGCCCGCGGCCGGGAGAATGCCGCGCGCAACGGCATCGACAACGTTGCCTTCCACGCCGCCGATCTCACCCGCACGGACGTACCCCGTCCCTGGCTCGAGGGCGGCGTCGACCGTGTCCTCCTGGATCCGCCTCGCTCGGGCGCCGTGGAGGTGCTGCCGGCGCTGGCGGCCCTGGGCCCGGAACGCATCGTCTACGTCTCCTGCGGCCCCGCCACCCTTGCCCGCGACGCCGGCCACCTGGTCCACGACCACGGCTACCGGCTGGCCGCGGCGGGGGTCATGGACATGTTCCCGCATACCGGACATGTGGAGGCGATCGCTCTTTTCCAGCGCTGAAGGCGCTGGAAAAGAGCGAGTTCGCCGGTCAAGTTCAAAGTCCAAGGTTCAAAGTTCAAAGTTGCGAGAGAGCACTGCCGGGTTGCATGCTCGGTGCCCGACCAGCGCACCACCGCGGTTGGACTTGGGCTCAGCGCCCGCCCGTTGAACTTTGAACCTTGAACTTTGAGCTCACCTCGCCATGCCGCACCACTACGAGATCCTCGGCACCGAAACCGCCTACGAGGGCTTCTTCAGGATCCTGCGCTATCGGCTCCGGCACGGGCTGTTTGCCGGGGGGATGAGCGGGGAGCTGACGCGGGAGCTGTTCGAGCGGGGGCACTCCGTGGGCGTGCTGCCCTACGATGCCGCGCGGGATCGGGTGCTGCTGGTGGAGCAGTTCCGGGTCGGCGCGCTGGCGGCGCCGCGCGGACCCTGGCTGATGGAGATCATTGCCGGGGTGGTTGAGCCCGGTGAGGCGCCGGATGCGGTGGCACGGCGGGAGGCGGTGGAGGAGGCGGACTGCCGGGTCGACGAGTTGATGCCCATCTGCCGGTATCTGGTCAGCCCCGGCGGCACCTCGGAGATGGTGCACCTGTTCTGCGCGCCGGTGGACAGCGAGGGCCTCGGCGGTGTTCACGGCAAGCCGGAGGAGGGTGAGGACATCCAGGTCCACGTGCTGCCCCTGGACGCCGCGCTGGCCATGATCGAGGACGGCACCATCCACGCCGCCATGCCCATCATCGCCCTGCAGTGGCTCGCCCTGAACCGCGAACGCCTTTGGGATCTTTGGGCGGAACCCTAACGAGCGCCGCTCGAGGAATAACCGCAAAGGCGCCAAGAACGCAAAGAATAAATTCTAAAACAATAAGTTGCGCAACGCTCTTAAACATTTATCTCCTTTGCGTTCTTTGCGTCTTTGCGGTTCATTCCCATAGCGGGAGCGGGATTAGGGCACCCGCTCGATCCTGATCTCCAAGCGTTCCAGGACGTCGCTGCGGCGCTGGGTGCTGCGGGTGAGGGTGCGGTCGTCGCTGTCGCGGCGGCGGTCGATGGTGGCGATGGGGAGCCATTCACCGAGGGGGCCGCTGACCGTGGTCACCACCTGGCGGCGGTCCGCGCTTTCGTCGGCGCGCCGGGCGTCCAGTCGGTCGATGGCCACCTCAACGGTGACCTGATCGCCCTGCAGGCGCGGTGTAACGAAGAGACGGTCCGGCGCATCGGTGTAGCGCAGTCGCTCGCCGTAGACCGCGCCGTCGGCGTCCACGCCAGCGATCCACTCGCGCACCGGCAGGCGCCGGCCGGTATCCAGTCGGGCCGTGCGCCCGGCAAGTGTGCGCACGGTGCGCTCGGCGCGGACATTGCGTCCGCGCTCGGTGCTTGTGATCTCCACGCCGCGTCCGCCGGCACCGAGGCCGGTCGCCGCGTCGCTGGTGCCGCTGCGCCGGCGCAGGGTCACGGCCAGGGAGGCGGCGGGCGCATCCAGGCGCTGGATGACGCCTTTCAGCTCGGCGATGGCCGGCGCCGGGCCGCGAACGATGAGCCGGCCGTCGTCGGCGGCGAGGGAGACATCGTCCCCGGCGACGCTCTGCAGAGTGGGTAGCAGAGCCTCCGCGCTGCGATGACGCAGCTCGATCACCTCGATGGCGGCGTCGGCGGCAGCCGCGCACAGGAGCAGCACAAGCGCAGTGGCCGCGCGCCTCATAGGTGCAGCCGCCGGGTTTCCGGGTCGGGGGCGGCACGGGCCCAGAGGGCGTCGAAGGTCTCCAGCAGGGTCCGCGCTCGGGCCGGGGCGTTCATCTCCACGGTGGCCTCGTGGCGGGTCCACTCAGGCCGATGCAGCAATGAGCGCCCGTCCGCGATGATCGCGGCCTGGCCGAAGCCGGCGTCCGCGGCGGCGAGCCGGCGCAGCTCGAAGAAGCTCGTCAGCTGGCGGGCGAGCTCCACCAGGCGCGGGCTCTGGGTCAGCGCCGCGTTGCCGTCGGCCACGAGGATGCGGATGCTAGCCTGACGCCCGGCGGTGGCGAGGTCGCGCAGGCTCGCCAGCACCGGCTCGCGGTCATAGAGCCGCGGTTCCAGATCGGGAGTGAGGATGTCGAGACGCTGGCGGGCGCTGCCGCAGAGCGCCTCCACATAGCTCTGGAGCTGGTCCAGGTCGGTGATCTCGATACTTCGGCTCTCGCCCATGTCTCCTCCGCCGTTTCAGCCTGCCGGGCGCCGTGCCAGCCGCCGGCGCATCATGCGGTGAGGCAGCCCCGCCTCGTCGAACGGTTCGCCGAACGCCTCGAAACCGAGATTCGCGTAGAAGGGCAGGGCGTGCAACTGAGCGGCGAGCACCAGCGCCTCATGGCCATCGCGCCGTGCGGCGTCGACGATCGCCTCGAGCAGGGCGCTGCCGACGCCACGTCCGCGCCAGGCACGGGCCACGGCCATGCGTCCGACCTTGCCGTCCGGCAGCAGCCGGCCGGTGCCGATCACGGTTTCGTCCGGAGCCAGGGCCAGAAAATGCCGGCTGATGGCGTCGTGCTCGTCCCATTCCAGCTCCGGCGGCACACCCTGCTCCTCGACGAAGACCTCAATGCGCAGCGGCCGCGCCCGGGGCGCCAGCGACGCCCAGTCGCCCTCGATGATGCGCGGCTGCATCACTCGCTCTCCTCCAGCTCGTCGGCGAACAGCAGAATCCCTCGATTGAGCCATTCCGCGGTCTGCTCCAGGGCCGCGGGCTGCGCCAGGTCCGCGGCGGCCAGCCAGCCCTGCCGGCCCAGGGTCTCCGCCAGGCCGTGCAGAGCCGGCCCGAGCCGATACTCCTCACCCTGGGCGTAGAGGAAGATCCGCTCGCTGTCGTAGCGCACCAGGCTGACGCGGGCGGCCGGGTTGCGTCGCAGGCGCCGCCCCGCCTGCACGGCGGCGGCAAGCTCGGCGGGGGCCAGCGGCGACGCGCGCTCGAGTCGCGCGAAGGCGGGCTTGGGCTCGGTGAGGAAGCGGCCGAGCCAGCGGTCCATGGCCAGGTCGTCCGCAGCCAGGTGGCGGCGGACCTGGTCCCGCAGACGTGCCAGCGCCGCCGGCGGGATCTCCGCCGGATTGGCCTGGCGCCGCAGATCCGGATCGTCGTAGCCGAGCTCGGCACTGGCCGAGCGCAGGCACTCGTCCGCCCAGCCGCGCAGCAGCTCGGCGACGCTCGGTGCGCGGAAGCCGATGGAATAGGTGATGCAGTCATCCACGGCGATGCCGTAGTGGGGCACGCCCGGCGGCAGGTAGAGGAGATCGCCGGGGCCGACGGTCCACCGCTCGGTGGCGGTGAAGTCCGTCAGCAGCCGCAGGTCGGGATGCTCGCGCAGGCGTTCGCTGGCCGGCGCCGGATACTGGATGGCCCACTCCCGCTGCCCGCTCACCTGGAGCAGAAACACATCGTAGCGATCGCGATGGGGGCCGACGGTGCCCCCCGGCGCGGCGTAGCTCACCATGAGATCGTCGATACGCCAGTCCGGGAGGAAGCGGAACGGCTCGAGCACGGCCCCGAGCGCGGGCAGGTGCTTCTCGACGTCCTGCACCAGCAGGGTCCAGTCACGCGCCGGGGTGTCGTGGAAGAACTCTGGCTCGAACGGCCCCTGCAGAAGGATCCAGTCTTCCTGTGCCGTCTCCCCCATGACCACCCGCGATTCCACGTCCGGCTCCAGGGCGAGCCCCGCCAGCTCGTCGGCGCCGAGGGCCCAGGGGAACTCCGGCCAGGCGTTGCGGACCAGCAGCGGGCGCTTCTGCCAGTGACGCTCGAGAAACGCCTCCGGTGAGAGGCCGCCGAGGAGAGCCCCGGGGCCACTCATGGCCGCGCGCCCCGACGGGCCAGGCTGGCGGCGAGGCCGGTGTAGGTGGCCGGGGTCAGCGCCTCGAGCTCGCGCCGGGCGGCCTCGGGCAGGGCCAGATCCCGCAGGAAGGCGCGCAGGGCCTGCTGGTCCACCCGCCGGCCGCGGGTGAGGGCCTTGAGCTTCTCGTAGGGCTGCTCGATGCCGTGCCGGCGCATCACGGTCTGCACCGCTTCCGCCAGCACCTCCCAGTTGTCCTCGAGCTCGGCGGCGAGGCGGGCCTCGTCCACCTCCAGCTTGTCGAGGCCGCGCAGGGTGGCGTGATACGCGATCAGCCCGTGGGCGAGGCCGACGCCGATGTTGCGCAGCACGGTGGAGTCGGTCAGATCGCGCTGCCAGCGCGAAATCGGCAGCTTGCGCGCGAGGTGCTCGAGCACGGCGTTGGCCACGCCCAGGTTGCCCTCGGCGTTCTCGAAGTCGATCGGGTTCACCTTGTGCGGCATGGTGGAGGAGCCGACCTCGCTGTCCACCGGGCGCTGGCGGAAGTAGCCGAGGGCAATGTAGCCCCAGAGATCCCGGGCCATGTCCGTGAGCACCGTGTTGAGCCGGGCGAGGGCGTCGAACAGCTCGGCGATGGTGTCGTGGGGCTCGATCTGGGTCGTGTAGGCGTTCCAGGTGAGCCCGAGGTTTTCCACGTAATGCTTCGCGAACGCGGGCCAGTCCACCTCCGGGTAGGCCGCCACGTGGGCGTTGAAGTTGCCTACGGCGCCGTTGATCTTGCCCATCACCGGCACCTGCGCCACCTGCTGGCGCTGGCGCAGCAGGCGGTGGGCGATGTTGGCGAACTCCTTGCCGAGGGTGGTGGGCGAAGCGGGCTGGCCGTGGGTGCGGGCGAGCATGGGCGTATCCGCATGGGCCTCGGCCAGGCCGCGCAGGCGGGCGAGGATTTGATCCACGGCGGGGAGCAGTACATCATCCCGGGCGCTGCGCAGCATGAGCGCATAGGCGAGGTTGTTGATGTCCTCGGAGGTACAGGCGAAGTGTACGAACTCGGCGATGGGACCGAGCTCCGGATCCTCGCTGATGCGCTCCTTGATGTAGTACTCGACCGCCTTGACGTCGTGATTGGTCGCGGCCTCGATGGCCTTGACCCGCTTCGCGGCTTCGGTGTCGAAGTCGAGCGCCAGGGCTGTCAGTGCCTTGGCGGCGCGCTCGGAGAGTGGCGGCACCTCGGGGATGGCGGGCTCGGCGGCGAGGGCCTGCAGCCATTGCACCTCCACCAGGACGCGGTGGCGGATCAGGCCGTACTCGCTGACCAGGGGCTGCAGGGCCTCGGTCTTGCCGCCGTAGCGGCCGTCGATTGGGGAAATGGCCGTCAGTCGGGTGAGCTCCATGGCGATACCGTCGATGTCGCTGAAGGGGCGGACAGGCCGCAGTGGCGGCGGGCATTCTACTAAGGTTCACGGAGCGTTTGTGAGTCGCGCCGGCAGGCGCGGGCGCCCGG is from Spiribacter halobius and encodes:
- a CDS encoding DUF7931 domain-containing protein, giving the protein MGESRSIEITDLDQLQSYVEALCGSARQRLDILTPDLEPRLYDREPVLASLRDLATAGRQASIRILVADGNAALTQSPRLVELARQLTSFFELRRLAAADAGFGQAAIIADGRSLLHRPEWTRHEATVEMNAPARARTLLETFDALWARAAPDPETRRLHL
- a CDS encoding secretin N-terminal domain-containing protein, yielding MRRAATALVLLLCAAAADAAIEVIELRHRSAEALLPTLQSVAGDDVSLAADDGRLIVRGPAPAIAELKGVIQRLDAPAASLAVTLRRRSGTSDAATGLGAGGRGVEITSTERGRNVRAERTVRTLAGRTARLDTGRRLPVREWIAGVDADGAVYGERLRYTDAPDRLFVTPRLQGDQVTVEVAIDRLDARRADESADRRQVVTTVSGPLGEWLPIATIDRRRDSDDRTLTRSTQRRSDVLERLEIRIERVP
- the purB gene encoding adenylosuccinate lyase, whose product is MELTRLTAISPIDGRYGGKTEALQPLVSEYGLIRHRVLVEVQWLQALAAEPAIPEVPPLSERAAKALTALALDFDTEAAKRVKAIEAATNHDVKAVEYYIKERISEDPELGPIAEFVHFACTSEDINNLAYALMLRSARDDVLLPAVDQILARLRGLAEAHADTPMLARTHGQPASPTTLGKEFANIAHRLLRQRQQVAQVPVMGKINGAVGNFNAHVAAYPEVDWPAFAKHYVENLGLTWNAYTTQIEPHDTIAELFDALARLNTVLTDMARDLWGYIALGYFRQRPVDSEVGSSTMPHKVNPIDFENAEGNLGVANAVLEHLARKLPISRWQRDLTDSTVLRNIGVGLAHGLIAYHATLRGLDKLEVDEARLAAELEDNWEVLAEAVQTVMRRHGIEQPYEKLKALTRGRRVDQQALRAFLRDLALPEAARRELEALTPATYTGLAASLARRGARP
- a CDS encoding GNAT family N-acetyltransferase, with the translated sequence MQPRIIEGDWASLAPRARPLRIEVFVEEQGVPPELEWDEHDAISRHFLALAPDETVIGTGRLLPDGKVGRMAVARAWRGRGVGSALLEAIVDAARRDGHEALVLAAQLHALPFYANLGFEAFGEPFDEAGLPHRMMRRRLARRPAG
- a CDS encoding cupin domain-containing protein, producing the protein MSGPGALLGGLSPEAFLERHWQKRPLLVRNAWPEFPWALGADELAGLALEPDVESRVVMGETAQEDWILLQGPFEPEFFHDTPARDWTLLVQDVEKHLPALGAVLEPFRFLPDWRIDDLMVSYAAPGGTVGPHRDRYDVFLLQVSGQREWAIQYPAPASERLREHPDLRLLTDFTATERWTVGPGDLLYLPPGVPHYGIAVDDCITYSIGFRAPSVAELLRGWADECLRSASAELGYDDPDLRRQANPAEIPPAALARLRDQVRRHLAADDLAMDRWLGRFLTEPKPAFARLERASPLAPAELAAAVQAGRRLRRNPAARVSLVRYDSERIFLYAQGEEYRLGPALHGLAETLGRQGWLAAADLAQPAALEQTAEWLNRGILLFADELEESE
- the rlmD gene encoding 23S rRNA (uracil(1939)-C(5))-methyltransferase RlmD, coding for MARRRRRVPSEPLEVVVEGMSHEGRGIAHADGRTVFIDGALPGERVQVRVMRRKRRQDEGRAEAVLAPSPQRVTPPCAHFGVCGGCSLQHLAPEDQLAHKAGVVAELLRHVGGVAPEEWLPPLTGPSQGYRRRARLGVKYVPRKGDRVLVGFREKYSPYVADIESCLVLDPRVGERLPALADLVRGLSIPDRIAQIEVACGDDEVGLVLRNLAPLSADDRQAIEAFGARHGLLMFEQPGNERTVAPLGHTADRLHYRLPEAGVSLAFAPTDFTQVNGEINRRMVPHALELLAPTPQSRVLDLFCGLGNFSLPLAREAREVIGVEGAEALVARGRENAARNGIDNVAFHAADLTRTDVPRPWLEGGVDRVLLDPPRSGAVEVLPALAALGPERIVYVSCGPATLARDAGHLVHDHGYRLAAAGVMDMFPHTGHVEAIALFQR
- a CDS encoding NUDIX domain-containing protein gives rise to the protein MPHHYEILGTETAYEGFFRILRYRLRHGLFAGGMSGELTRELFERGHSVGVLPYDAARDRVLLVEQFRVGALAAPRGPWLMEIIAGVVEPGEAPDAVARREAVEEADCRVDELMPICRYLVSPGGTSEMVHLFCAPVDSEGLGGVHGKPEEGEDIQVHVLPLDAALAMIEDGTIHAAMPIIALQWLALNRERLWDLWAEP